The following proteins are co-located in the Cytophagia bacterium CHB2 genome:
- a CDS encoding dihydroorotate dehydrogenase electron transfer subunit: MTVTSAKGIYACPVISQEEVARGIFLMRLRAPEIAAAVLPGQFVNIQVQAQSAGPISPLLRRPFSVCQVDRAEGSIAILWKIVGQGTRILASHHPGAVLSVIGPLGNGYQLPTNVARPALVAGGLGIAPMPLLAVFLQQRGFAFDALLGARTKAELWGENELSACGGRVTCATDDGSAGQHGFVTDLLQNWLQRSEETPARRIFACGPMPMLQRVAEICRRANVVAQVAIETIMGCGFGICMGCNTEPAEGVQNAGRYLLACIDGPVFESNKIRYESVAH; encoded by the coding sequence GAAAGGCATTTATGCTTGCCCCGTGATTTCTCAAGAGGAAGTCGCCCGGGGCATTTTTTTAATGCGACTCCGCGCACCGGAGATTGCTGCTGCCGTGCTGCCCGGGCAGTTTGTCAATATTCAAGTACAGGCGCAATCTGCCGGCCCAATCTCACCATTGCTACGCCGGCCCTTCAGTGTTTGCCAGGTTGATCGCGCTGAGGGCAGCATTGCCATTCTTTGGAAAATTGTCGGCCAGGGCACACGCATACTGGCGTCGCATCACCCCGGCGCGGTGTTGAGCGTGATTGGCCCACTTGGCAACGGTTATCAACTTCCAACGAACGTTGCGCGCCCGGCATTAGTGGCGGGCGGCTTGGGCATCGCGCCCATGCCGCTGCTTGCGGTTTTCTTGCAGCAACGCGGTTTTGCATTTGATGCGCTGCTCGGCGCGCGCACAAAGGCTGAGTTGTGGGGTGAAAACGAACTGAGCGCCTGCGGTGGCCGCGTCACGTGTGCAACCGATGATGGCAGCGCCGGGCAACATGGTTTTGTTACCGATTTGTTGCAAAATTGGCTGCAGCGCAGCGAAGAAACGCCGGCGCGCCGGATATTTGCTTGTGGTCCCATGCCAATGTTGCAGCGGGTTGCTGAAATTTGCCGGCGCGCCAACGTCGTCGCGCAAGTCGCGATCGAAACCATTATGGGATGCGGCTTCGGAATTTGCATGGGCTGCAATACCGAGCCGGCGGAAGGCGTGCAAAACGCCGGAAGATATTTGCTTGCGTGTATTGACGGTCCGGTGTTCGAATCCAATAAAATCCGCTATGAATCCGTTGCGCATTAA